GCCCTTCGACCATCCCGCCCATGGAACGCTGACGCGCGCGTCGGCCAGATCCGCAACGATCCGTCGCGCGGCCCCCTCGCCCGACATTTTCACGTTCACCGGACCGTCCAGAAGCGATTCCAGGCCGGGGGCAACCGCGTTGCGCGTCTTGGCGTCCATGACGAGCGTGATGTCGCGCTTACGCGCCTCGCCGCTGCCGCCGAGCGGTTCGGAAATGTCGAGCGTTGCGGTCATCCCGTTCAGTTTCGCATTTGCCTTGATCTCCGCCACGGTCGGCACGACCTCGATCGTCCCGGATGCGTCGCTGACATTCTGGCCCTCGAAAGGCTTCGCGATCGAAAGTCCGGTATAGGACAGCTTCACCGCCCAACCGAGATTGGACATGTCGGTTTCGGCCTGGAGCGGTATGCGCGCCTCGACATTGCCGCTGACCTGGCCGGAGAGGTCTTCCGGCGCGATCGGAAGGTGGCGCATGGCATCGATCGGTTTGTAGCTCGCAAGCTCAGCCACCGCGTCGGCCGAGCCGGCAATATCGATGTCAAGCTGCCCGATGACCGGAGGCAGTTCGGCACGCCGGATGACGAAAGTGCCGTTGCTCGCGGCAACAGTCCGCCCCGTCGACAGGAAGACGGTTCCGGACGAGAGCCGCACGTCGACATCGGTGCCCTGGAAGCTGATTGATCCGACCCCGTCGCGGACCGGCGGGATCTGGCCGGTCACGTCGAAGCGGGTGCCCGACACCTCGAAATAGCCGGATATCTCGTCCCGCGACAGCGGCGTGCCGTTGCCGAGGCGGCCGGGCGCGACCGACATCGAGAGGCGTGAATTCTTGACCGTGCCGCCGAACAGCTTCTCGTTCGCCCATCTGTGCGCGCCATAAGCGGCGAACCAGGGCCATATCTGCTTGATGTTGCTGACCGTCATTTCGGGCACGGACAGCGCGAGGTCGATTCCCGGCGAGCGCCCTTCGACAAAGGAGATGATCGCGGTTCCCATGACCTGGCCGCTCGACGTGCGCACACCGATGTCGCGAGCGGTCAGCCGCCGGGTCGTGGGGTCGAATGTGCCAGCAATCCGCGCCAGAATCGGCAGGTCGGGTTCGCTCGATCCTTCGGGCGCGAGAAGGGAGCCGTCGCTGACCAGTTCGTAGCGATAATGGGCGGCCTCACCTTCAAGTGCTGGCGCCGGCCCGACGGCGCCGTGCGCCTTGAAACGCGAACGTCCGGCCAGCAACTCCGCGCGCTCGATCTCGATCTTCTGCGCATCCGGCTGGAAGGACGCGGCGATGCTGGCCGAGCCGCGGATGGAATCGCCGCTCGCGAACACGATATCCGCATCGTCGAGCGTCGCATCGACCCGCAACTGTCCCCTGTCCCCCTCCGCCTCGCTGCCCGCAATATCGATGCGCGCAGCGCCGCCGACGCGCATGATCGCAGTCTTGGGATCTCCCTTCAGACTTTCGGGGTCCCGCTCGAATTCCGTCCGGTCGAAGGCAAGCGACGTTGTGAACGCGACCGGCCTCAGGCCTTTCCCGTCGCGATCCGCGGTTCCTTCGAGCCGGAACGATCGACCGGCCCAGCTCGCCACCGCATCGAAGGCAATCGCGCCCGACAAGCCGCGCTCGATCTTGGCTTGTTCAAGGTGGAGTGTCCCGCCAGGCATGCCTGCGGGCAGCAGGATCTCGACATTGGTGAAATCCAGCCTGCGCGTCGCCCCCGCGTCGAAGGCTTCGAACGTGCGATGAACGGCTGAAAAAGCCGCCTTCATGACCAGCCCCGGATCGATCAGCCCGTCGGGGCCGGTCAGAGATGCCAGCGTCGCGTTGGGCCCCTCGCCTGGAGGAAGGGCGGAAAGGCTGATACGCGCGTCCTCTATGCCGGCGCTTCCAAGCCTGACCTGTCCGGTCAGCAGCGGCAGGAAACGGAGGCCGAAACGCAGCGATCCTGCCTCGACAAGGTTCGCTCCGCCGCTGCCGCGGCTGATCCGGACGTCGTCGACCTGGAATGCGATGAAGCGGGACGCGTCGACCGACAGGTGCGGATCGCCCATCGCCGCGTCGACGTCGAACCCGGCCATTCGTGTCAGGGCCGCTTCGGCCTCGATCCGGATCCTCTCCCCGCCGATGCCGGGGATGCCGAAAAGGAAGACGGCCGCGGGCACGGCGAGCGCAACGAGCAGGATCGCGGCGAAGCCCCAGGCGAGGATGGGCACAATCCTGAAGCCCATCTTCGGCTCGGGAACGAGACGCTCCTGCGCGGACGCCGACGGCAGTTCGCTCAACCGGGCGATCTCGTGGCGGCGAAACCGTATCTTCTCGTGCTTCGGGGTCACCTGCTCCAACGAGTCATCCGGTCGGCTTCGAGACTGTCACGGACATGGACGAATCCTCTACGATCATTATATGCGCGAAACCCGGCCGATAATCATCAACAAGGGCGCAGTTATGGCTGATCTGACCGAAGGCGGCATCCCCCCGGACTTCGAGCTTCCGAAGGCGGGAGGCGGCACGGGATCCCTCGCGGAACACGCCGGCAGGCCGCTTGTCCTTTACTTCTTCTGCAAGGACGGTGGCGATGCCTGCGTCAACGAGGCGAAGGACTTCTCACGGCTCAAGCGCGAATTCGACGGCATCGGCGTGGATGTGGTCGGCATTTCGCCGGATGGCGCAAAGTCCAAGGAACGCTTTCGCGCCAAGCACGACGTCACGGTCGACCTGCTTTCCGACGAGACCCGGCAGACGGCCGAGGACTATGGTGTGTGGAAAGAAAAGAGCATGTACGGGCGGACCTACATGGGCGTCGAGCGCACGACGTTCCTGATCGATCCGGAGGGCAGGATCGCAAGGATCTGGCCAAAGGTCCGCGTCGCCGGCCATGCGGAGGAAGTTCTCGACGCGGCCAGGGCATTGGGCAGGGCCGAATAGCGCTGGCTGCCGAAAATCCAGGCAAATCCGCCCATTGGGAAAACTTTGTTAACCCTAACAATGTGTAATCGCGCTCATCTCCAGGCGAGAAGAGTGAACCCGGTGAGCCAGTCCCGTCAGTCTGCAATATTCGGCAAGCGCAAGGAGCCGCACACCGTCATCATCGCCAGAGGCGATCAGATCCGCCACTTCACCGTCCGCCCGTGGATCGCCGCTGTGGCGGGATCCGCGCTCGCGGCGGTAGCGGTCGGATATCTCCTGGCGACATCCTATCTCGTCCTGCGCGACGACCTGATCGGTGCGACCGTTGCGCGGCAGGCGCGCATGCAGCAGGCCTACGAGGACCGCATATCCTCCCTGCGCGCCCAGGTCGACCGCATCACCAGCCGTCAGCTTCTGGACCAGCAGATGATGGAGGAGAAGGTCGGCGAACTGATTTCCCGCCAGCAGGAATTGGCTGCGCGCCAGGCCAAGATCGGACCGCTGCTCGACAGCGCGGCAGACCTGAAGACCTCTTCCGACGAGACCATTCCGACGCCCGCACCGCGGCCGGACGTCCGTGCCGGCCTCGATGCAACGACCCATTCCACGCTGGCAGGCTTCCTGCCCGACCTGCGCGCCGGAAGCGCGAATCTTTCGGCCGCCGACAATGCCGATCGCCTGTTCGTCTCCATCAACCAGTCGCTGCGCTCCATCGAGGCCGATCAGATGGATCGCCTGAAATCGATGACCGAAAAGGCCTACCGGACGGCCGACGCCATCTCCAACGCGCTGGAGGGCGCCGGCCTTTCGATTGCCAAGGGCTACGGCACGAGTTCAGTCGGCGGTCCGCTTGTCCCGCTCGACCAGAGCATGCAGTTCGACGCGGTGGTCGACGAACTTGACGAGGCCCTCACGGCGCTGGACACCGTCAAGGAGAAGGCGCGCCAGCTGCCGATATCGAATCCGGCGCCCGGCAAGCAGGTGTCCAGCACCTTTGGTGTCCGCAAGGATCCCCTTCTAGGAACCCCTGCCCTGCACGCCGGAATGGACTTTCGCGCGACGACGGGCTCGAGCGTGCGCGCCTCGGGAGCCGGCACCGTGGTCACCGCCGGCTGGAATGGGGGCTACGGGCGGATGGTTGAGATAGACCATGGCAAGGGCCTTACGACCCGCTACGCCCATATGAGCAAGATACTCGTCGCCGTCGGCGACAAGATCGAGGCCGGAGACATCGTGGGGCGGGTCGGCAGCACAGGCCGTTCCACCGGCCCGCATCTGCACTATGAGGTCCGCCGCGACGGCAAGCCACTCAATCCTCTGACATTCATCAAGGCCGGCAAGGCGATCGCCGGCCTGATTTGACGTTCTCCGACGGAGACGGAACTACTCGATATCAGCGACGGTCTCGCCGGGGCTGCCCGAGATCTTCTGAGCCAGCGAGGCTTCCATGAACTCGTCGATATCGCCGTCGAGCACATCCGAGGGACTGGTGCTTTCCGCACCAGTCCGCAGATCC
The Mesorhizobium australicum genome window above contains:
- a CDS encoding M23 family metallopeptidase, whose protein sequence is MSQSRQSAIFGKRKEPHTVIIARGDQIRHFTVRPWIAAVAGSALAAVAVGYLLATSYLVLRDDLIGATVARQARMQQAYEDRISSLRAQVDRITSRQLLDQQMMEEKVGELISRQQELAARQAKIGPLLDSAADLKTSSDETIPTPAPRPDVRAGLDATTHSTLAGFLPDLRAGSANLSAADNADRLFVSINQSLRSIEADQMDRLKSMTEKAYRTADAISNALEGAGLSIAKGYGTSSVGGPLVPLDQSMQFDAVVDELDEALTALDTVKEKARQLPISNPAPGKQVSSTFGVRKDPLLGTPALHAGMDFRATTGSSVRASGAGTVVTAGWNGGYGRMVEIDHGKGLTTRYAHMSKILVAVGDKIEAGDIVGRVGSTGRSTGPHLHYEVRRDGKPLNPLTFIKAGKAIAGLI
- a CDS encoding peroxiredoxin, with the translated sequence MADLTEGGIPPDFELPKAGGGTGSLAEHAGRPLVLYFFCKDGGDACVNEAKDFSRLKREFDGIGVDVVGISPDGAKSKERFRAKHDVTVDLLSDETRQTAEDYGVWKEKSMYGRTYMGVERTTFLIDPEGRIARIWPKVRVAGHAEEVLDAARALGRAE
- a CDS encoding DUF3971 domain-containing protein — translated: MTPKHEKIRFRRHEIARLSELPSASAQERLVPEPKMGFRIVPILAWGFAAILLVALAVPAAVFLFGIPGIGGERIRIEAEAALTRMAGFDVDAAMGDPHLSVDASRFIAFQVDDVRISRGSGGANLVEAGSLRFGLRFLPLLTGQVRLGSAGIEDARISLSALPPGEGPNATLASLTGPDGLIDPGLVMKAAFSAVHRTFEAFDAGATRRLDFTNVEILLPAGMPGGTLHLEQAKIERGLSGAIAFDAVASWAGRSFRLEGTADRDGKGLRPVAFTTSLAFDRTEFERDPESLKGDPKTAIMRVGGAARIDIAGSEAEGDRGQLRVDATLDDADIVFASGDSIRGSASIAASFQPDAQKIEIERAELLAGRSRFKAHGAVGPAPALEGEAAHYRYELVSDGSLLAPEGSSEPDLPILARIAGTFDPTTRRLTARDIGVRTSSGQVMGTAIISFVEGRSPGIDLALSVPEMTVSNIKQIWPWFAAYGAHRWANEKLFGGTVKNSRLSMSVAPGRLGNGTPLSRDEISGYFEVSGTRFDVTGQIPPVRDGVGSISFQGTDVDVRLSSGTVFLSTGRTVAASNGTFVIRRAELPPVIGQLDIDIAGSADAVAELASYKPIDAMRHLPIAPEDLSGQVSGNVEARIPLQAETDMSNLGWAVKLSYTGLSIAKPFEGQNVSDASGTIEVVPTVAEIKANAKLNGMTATLDISEPLGGSGEARKRDITLVMDAKTRNAVAPGLESLLDGPVNVKMSGEGAARRIVADLADARVSVPWAGWSKGPGIPAKLSFGYDTVGGETRISDIELSGQSFSLAGSATVTSSGLSRARFQQVKLNRNDDISVDIKRDGNGYAVTIRGNVFDARSLIKQSLEAAGSGGGGGGKDSVQVTLDADVAYVAGFQNEAMTNVKVAYRGSGSRILSLDASGTTGTGDSFTASDRTESGQRSVKVESGNAGAVLRFLDIYPYMEGGKITMALGAQGDSALRGQIDARNFTLVDEPRLRSIVASRPTADSRTLNEAVKGQIDTSRVGFERGFAQIEKGKGYLNIDNGVLRGPTIGSTFQGALYDAKGNMSITGTFMPAYGLNRLFGEIPLLGQILGNGRDRGLIGITYKVAGSTKSPQVQVNPISVIAPGIFRSIFEFN